One stretch of Bacteroidota bacterium DNA includes these proteins:
- a CDS encoding cytochrome b/b6 domain-containing protein, protein MTIRSFIFTLSVCLGLLLLSEAVYAQDKAECLACHTDHTLTMEKNGKSIPLFVDEKKFGTSIHKDLECVSCHEGFDPNNLPHKETITPVQCGTCHDTQQALFEQCRHGKLKAKGDPLAPSCSDCHGKHDILTVKDQRSPVSPMKVPYTCGKCHKEGTSVMRRGIISQDHIIENYTESIHGEGLLKKGLSVAATCASCHSPHLILPHTDPRSSINRKNIANTCQKCHSQIEAVHRKVINGKLWEKEANVLPACVDCHQPHKARKVFYDQGMANKDCLTCHEKKDVKSSKDGRSLFVDVSEYAASKHGPKIACSQCHSEVKSSHTRPCDAITKKVDCAQCHTEVGDQYKLSTHGKFFAKNDQNAPTCKECHGTHGVKGKADPSSPIFSINVPTLCARCHQEGKKAALRYKGEQHDIINHYAESIHGKGLAKSGLTVTAKCTDCHTSHRELPKSDTTSSVNAKNLPTTCGKCHHGIEEKFSKSIHSRLVSKSDKPLPVCNDCHTAHTINRTDAQGFKLGVMTTCGKCHDEITKTYFETYHGKVAQLGYTKTAKCYDCHGSHDILPIANPESHLSRQNVVQTCQKCHPGANRRFAGYLTHATHHDPDKYPILFWVFWAMTSLVVGTFAIFGVHTLLWLPRAWQMRKEHIKVEQEHANEPQYQRFSRLNRILHIVMVVSFISLALTGMTLKFSYTGWASIVSRFFGGFESAGYVHRVAATFLVGIFVTHIYDLFRRRKKEFGTWKNLLFGKDSLIPMKKDLFDAIDSVKWFIGKGPRPQYGRWTYWEKFDYFAVFWGVFVIGSTGATLWFPEFFTKFLPGWALNVATIIHSDEALLATGFIFTIHFFNTHLRPEKFPMDIVVFSGRMSVEELKRDKPAEYEEHVKNGTLEQHLVEPYQPIVIRAIKVFGWTALTLGFSIVIWIVYAMIFNYQ, encoded by the coding sequence ATGACAATTCGATCTTTTATTTTTACCCTTTCCGTTTGTTTAGGATTGCTCCTGTTGTCAGAGGCAGTGTATGCACAAGACAAGGCTGAGTGCCTTGCTTGTCATACTGACCATACACTGACCATGGAAAAAAATGGGAAGTCCATTCCGCTGTTTGTGGATGAAAAGAAATTCGGAACTTCCATTCACAAAGACTTGGAATGCGTTTCCTGTCACGAAGGATTCGATCCAAATAATCTTCCTCACAAAGAAACAATCACTCCGGTGCAATGCGGTACTTGTCACGATACACAGCAAGCACTGTTTGAACAATGCCGCCACGGTAAGCTGAAAGCAAAAGGAGATCCTCTTGCACCATCGTGCAGCGACTGCCACGGGAAACATGATATTCTGACTGTGAAGGATCAACGTTCTCCCGTTTCACCGATGAAGGTTCCGTATACCTGCGGTAAATGCCATAAAGAAGGTACTTCGGTGATGCGGCGCGGAATCATCTCTCAAGACCATATCATTGAGAATTATACGGAAAGCATCCACGGGGAAGGATTGTTGAAAAAAGGATTATCCGTTGCCGCAACGTGCGCATCATGTCATTCACCGCATCTTATTCTTCCGCATACCGATCCACGATCTTCTATTAACAGAAAAAATATTGCCAACACATGTCAAAAATGTCATTCGCAAATTGAAGCTGTCCATCGAAAAGTGATTAATGGAAAGCTCTGGGAAAAAGAGGCAAATGTTCTTCCTGCCTGTGTAGATTGCCATCAACCGCATAAAGCACGAAAAGTGTTTTACGATCAAGGAATGGCAAACAAAGATTGTTTGACATGCCATGAGAAAAAAGATGTGAAGTCTTCAAAAGACGGTCGTTCCCTGTTTGTTGATGTCAGCGAATATGCCGCTTCGAAACATGGCCCCAAGATAGCCTGCAGTCAATGTCACAGCGAAGTAAAATCTTCACACACTCGTCCCTGCGATGCAATCACAAAAAAAGTTGATTGTGCCCAATGCCATACGGAAGTGGGTGACCAATATAAACTGAGTACGCATGGCAAATTTTTTGCAAAAAATGATCAGAATGCTCCAACCTGTAAGGAATGTCACGGAACTCACGGAGTGAAAGGGAAAGCTGATCCATCATCACCGATATTTTCCATTAATGTCCCGACTCTATGCGCACGCTGCCATCAGGAAGGAAAGAAAGCTGCGTTACGCTACAAAGGTGAGCAGCACGACATTATCAATCACTATGCGGAAAGTATTCATGGTAAAGGTTTGGCAAAGAGCGGATTGACCGTCACCGCTAAATGTACAGACTGTCACACGTCACATCGCGAACTACCAAAATCGGATACAACGTCGAGCGTCAACGCTAAAAATCTTCCAACAACCTGTGGCAAATGTCATCACGGCATTGAAGAAAAATTTTCGAAGAGCATACACTCTCGATTGGTTTCCAAATCGGATAAGCCTTTACCTGTTTGTAACGATTGCCATACCGCTCACACCATCAATCGCACTGATGCACAAGGGTTTAAACTTGGAGTAATGACAACCTGCGGAAAATGCCATGATGAGATTACCAAAACATATTTCGAAACATATCATGGGAAGGTGGCGCAACTCGGATATACAAAGACGGCAAAATGTTACGATTGTCATGGTTCGCACGATATTTTGCCGATTGCTAATCCGGAATCACATTTAAGCAGGCAAAATGTAGTGCAGACTTGTCAGAAATGTCATCCCGGTGCAAATAGAAGATTTGCCGGTTATTTAACACACGCTACTCACCACGATCCTGATAAGTATCCAATTCTCTTTTGGGTATTTTGGGCTATGACATCTCTTGTGGTGGGAACATTTGCTATTTTTGGAGTGCATACGCTTTTGTGGCTTCCCCGTGCATGGCAGATGAGGAAAGAGCATATTAAAGTTGAGCAAGAACATGCCAATGAACCACAGTATCAACGCTTCAGCAGATTAAATCGAATCCTGCACATCGTCATGGTTGTCAGTTTCATCTCGCTTGCATTGACCGGAATGACGTTGAAGTTTTCCTATACCGGCTGGGCAAGCATCGTATCAAGATTTTTTGGAGGATTTGAATCAGCCGGTTATGTCCATCGTGTTGCGGCAACATTTCTGGTTGGTATTTTTGTGACGCACATTTATGATTTGTTCCGAAGAAGGAAGAAAGAGTTCGGCACCTGGAAAAATCTTCTCTTTGGAAAAGATTCCCTCATACCGATGAAGAAGGATTTGTTTGATGCAATTGATTCGGTGAAATGGTTCATTGGAAAAGGCCCGCGTCCGCAATACGGCAGATGGACCTATTGGGAAAAGTTCGATTACTTTGCCGTCTTCTGGGGAGTTTTTGTCATCGGTTCGACCGGAGCAACTCTCTGGTTCCCGGAATTCTTTACAAAATTTCTTCCGGGATGGGCGCTGAATGTTGCTACAATTATTCACAGTGATGAAGCGTTACTGGCAACAGGATTCATCTTTACGATCCATTTCTTTAATACGCATCTTCGTCCGGAAAAATTTCCGATGGACATTGTCGTCTTCT
- a CDS encoding cytochrome b/b6 domain-containing protein, producing MFLRILPFLFLFNLTAISQTKEDCLACHSDNSLTMEKNGKTISLFVNDDHLKNSPHKKFNCTTCHTGFDPNNIPHKETIQPVQCATCHQKDVQKHKFHKTVLSPTSDPSKNCKQCHGKHDVVSPKVEGSKFNRANIVNACGTCHAGEKEKFLKSAHGDALAAKVPNAPNCVKCHSVLMPTNGARKDTVAVKVAQEKMCITCHGKKESTQDVASEFVHAYEQSVHAKALKAGNGKAANCVSCHSSHDMQKGSHADSKVNKHNIPATCSQCHADIVKTYKTSIHAKAFAKGNNASPVCTDCHGEHKLLSTKDPNSPVSKLHVSEEVCSPCHSSVKMSEKFGLPTGRAKTFNDSYHGLAVKSGSKEAANCASCHGFHDILPSSDSLSRVHKSNLAVTCGKCHPGAGQNFAVGAVHITTQSDSEDELIYFVSNLYVVLIVVTIGGMAIHNLLDFRRKSKRRLRHRRHGYDYEEDEIGHSLYVRMTLNERFQHGALALSFITLVLTGFMLRYPDAWWVVSIRSISESVFDIRGIIHRTSAVIIILASLYHIYYIFVVPRGKQLIRDLLPKISDVYDALNVAKYNLGITKEKPLLDRFSYIEKAEYWALIWGTMVMGFTGFILWFDVTFINIIGKSWWDVARVVHYYEAWLATLAIIVWHFYFIIFNPDIYPMNLAWWKGTISEEEMADEHPLELRRIKEQELSKEEKESKEKDAQ from the coding sequence ATGTTTTTACGCATACTTCCTTTTCTCTTTCTTTTCAACCTCACAGCAATTTCCCAAACGAAAGAAGATTGTCTTGCATGTCATTCGGACAACTCTTTAACGATGGAGAAAAACGGGAAAACCATTTCGCTGTTTGTCAATGACGACCACCTAAAAAATTCACCGCACAAAAAATTCAATTGCACTACCTGCCATACCGGATTTGATCCAAATAATATTCCTCACAAGGAAACAATTCAGCCTGTTCAATGTGCAACGTGCCATCAAAAAGATGTACAAAAGCATAAATTTCACAAAACAGTTCTTAGCCCAACCTCCGATCCGAGTAAGAATTGTAAACAATGTCACGGTAAACATGACGTAGTCTCTCCGAAAGTGGAAGGATCAAAATTCAATCGTGCTAATATTGTGAATGCTTGCGGAACATGTCATGCCGGTGAAAAAGAAAAGTTTTTAAAATCAGCACACGGAGATGCTCTTGCGGCAAAAGTTCCGAATGCTCCAAACTGCGTCAAGTGCCATTCGGTATTGATGCCGACAAATGGTGCGCGAAAAGATACCGTGGCCGTAAAAGTGGCGCAAGAAAAAATGTGTATAACGTGCCATGGAAAAAAAGAATCAACACAGGATGTTGCTTCTGAATTCGTTCATGCATACGAACAGAGCGTTCATGCGAAAGCATTGAAAGCAGGAAATGGTAAAGCGGCTAATTGTGTGAGTTGTCATAGCAGTCATGATATGCAAAAAGGTTCTCATGCAGATTCAAAAGTCAATAAACATAATATTCCCGCCACCTGTTCGCAGTGTCATGCGGATATTGTTAAGACATATAAAACAAGTATTCACGCAAAAGCGTTTGCAAAAGGAAATAATGCATCTCCGGTCTGTACGGATTGTCATGGAGAACATAAATTATTAAGCACAAAAGATCCGAATTCTCCTGTTTCGAAATTACACGTTTCTGAGGAAGTCTGTTCACCCTGTCATAGTTCTGTAAAGATGTCCGAAAAATTCGGACTTCCAACCGGTAGGGCAAAAACATTCAATGATAGTTATCATGGACTTGCGGTAAAATCCGGAAGCAAAGAAGCGGCAAACTGTGCAAGCTGCCATGGATTCCACGATATTCTTCCGTCGAGCGATTCACTTTCACGGGTGCATAAATCCAATCTCGCCGTCACCTGTGGAAAATGTCATCCGGGAGCCGGACAGAATTTTGCCGTTGGTGCAGTACACATTACCACACAGTCGGACAGTGAAGATGAATTGATTTATTTTGTGTCGAATCTGTATGTTGTATTGATTGTTGTGACGATTGGTGGAATGGCCATTCACAATCTTCTCGACTTCAGACGCAAATCAAAACGCCGTTTACGTCATCGCCGTCATGGTTATGATTACGAAGAGGATGAGATCGGACACAGTTTATATGTCCGAATGACGTTGAACGAACGATTCCAGCATGGTGCGCTCGCACTGAGTTTCATCACGCTAGTGTTGACAGGATTCATGCTTCGGTATCCCGATGCATGGTGGGTTGTCAGCATCCGGTCCATCAGTGAATCAGTATTCGATATTCGTGGGATTATCCATCGCACCTCTGCGGTGATTATCATTTTGGCTTCGTTATATCATATCTATTATATCTTCGTTGTTCCCCGCGGTAAACAGTTGATTCGCGATTTATTACCAAAGATTTCCGATGTGTATGATGCGCTGAATGTAGCGAAATACAATCTTGGCATTACGAAGGAAAAACCGTTGCTTGACCGATTCAGTTACATTGAAAAAGCGGAATATTGGGCGTTGATCTGGGGAACGATGGTGATGGGGTTTACCGGGTTTATTCTTTGGTTTGATGTAACATTTATCAATATTATTGGAAAATCGTGGTGGGATGTTGCACGGGTTGTTCATTATTACGAAGCATGGCTGGCAACGTTGGCAATTATTGTGTGGCATTTCTATTTCATTATCTTTAATCCGGATATCTATCCGATGAATCTTGCCTGGTGGAAAGGAACAATTTCAGAAGAGGAGATGGCCGACGAACATCCGTTGGAATTGCGAAGGATTAAGGAACAGGAATTATCCAAGGAAGAGAAAGAATCCAAGGAAAAGGACGCTCAATAA
- a CDS encoding sialate O-acetylesterase translates to MKLFFSIVICFALVSAQSDSTDYLQMPAIFSTNMVLQQKSSVPIWGRAVPKQNVDISTSWGAKGKAVVGADSAWKTFISTPKAGGPYTVNLRIGDSTIVYTNVLIGEVWICSGQSNMDMPVEGWPPTDTVSALREANYPMIRLFTVKRTIASTPQFNCTGTWQVCTPATAASFSAAGYFFGRNLFHELKVPIGLIQSTWGGTPVEAWTNELYISMHEDYKNFSEQVAKSKRDYEIFISWMESHKILDVEQRRITTNWKSLDLNDSIVTGKNYQDSSWARMDLPTLWEETQVGNFNGVIWFRKQIQIPNEWRNKELIMELGPIDDYDATYVNGINVGGVDTGSGWNVLRKYTLPAGIIQDSILSIAVRVIDLIAGGGLYGPGAEMNVHPAESEEKISLTGEWKYMPAAEFRDNKLYLFSLTTNELEHRPPLGLEVSFQMPTALYNGMIAPLIPYTIKGAIWYQGEGNTRKPEVYKALFSLMIKNWREDWKINFPFYFVQIAPFQYGDRTPSQFLREAQFQTLSVPGTGMVVTMDIGDSSDIHPKQKQEVGERLARWALAKDYKKKKQYSGPLYKSFKISKNTIIISFDHADGLRLILKNNKHYVQIAGEDSIFKPATVIVKKDKLIVTSAEVLHPIAVRYAWHNIVEGTLFNKYGLPASSFRTDQWSK, encoded by the coding sequence ATGAAATTATTCTTCAGCATAGTTATTTGTTTTGCACTCGTTTCAGCTCAGTCTGATTCCACTGACTATTTGCAAATGCCGGCGATATTTTCCACTAATATGGTCCTTCAGCAAAAGTCCAGCGTTCCAATCTGGGGCAGGGCTGTTCCGAAGCAGAATGTCGATATATCAACATCGTGGGGAGCAAAGGGGAAAGCAGTTGTTGGCGCCGATAGTGCATGGAAAACGTTTATTTCAACCCCTAAAGCCGGCGGTCCATACACTGTGAATCTGCGTATTGGCGATTCAACGATCGTCTATACTAACGTGTTAATTGGCGAAGTATGGATTTGTTCCGGCCAGTCCAATATGGATATGCCGGTGGAAGGATGGCCTCCGACTGATACCGTGAGCGCACTGCGGGAAGCAAACTATCCTATGATCAGACTGTTTACCGTAAAGCGGACGATTGCCTCAACGCCGCAGTTTAATTGCACCGGTACTTGGCAGGTGTGCACACCCGCAACGGCGGCATCATTCAGCGCGGCTGGGTATTTTTTTGGAAGAAATCTGTTTCACGAACTAAAGGTACCGATTGGTTTGATTCAGTCGACGTGGGGAGGAACTCCTGTTGAGGCATGGACAAACGAACTATACATATCGATGCATGAAGATTATAAGAATTTTTCCGAACAGGTTGCGAAGAGCAAAAGAGATTACGAAATATTTATCTCATGGATGGAATCGCATAAAATTCTCGATGTGGAACAACGAAGGATCACCACTAATTGGAAATCGCTGGATTTGAATGATTCCATTGTGACGGGAAAAAATTACCAGGACAGCAGCTGGGCACGCATGGATCTTCCGACACTTTGGGAAGAGACACAGGTTGGAAATTTTAACGGTGTCATCTGGTTCCGAAAACAGATTCAGATACCGAACGAATGGCGGAATAAAGAGCTGATCATGGAACTCGGACCGATTGATGATTACGATGCGACGTATGTTAACGGCATCAATGTGGGAGGAGTGGACACAGGTTCCGGTTGGAATGTCTTGCGAAAATACACTCTTCCTGCCGGAATAATTCAGGATTCCATTCTTTCCATCGCCGTGCGGGTGATTGATCTAATTGCAGGGGGAGGGTTGTACGGTCCTGGTGCTGAAATGAATGTTCATCCTGCCGAAAGCGAAGAAAAAATTTCTCTTACTGGTGAATGGAAATATATGCCCGCAGCGGAATTCAGAGATAATAAATTGTATCTGTTCAGTCTCACAACTAATGAGCTTGAACACCGTCCACCGCTGGGATTGGAAGTCTCTTTTCAAATGCCTACTGCTCTCTATAATGGCATGATCGCACCATTAATTCCATACACAATCAAAGGGGCGATATGGTATCAAGGGGAAGGCAATACCCGGAAGCCGGAAGTATACAAAGCATTGTTTTCATTGATGATCAAAAATTGGAGAGAAGATTGGAAAATTAATTTTCCGTTCTATTTTGTTCAAATCGCTCCGTTCCAATATGGGGACAGGACGCCGTCACAATTTTTACGGGAAGCACAATTTCAAACGCTCTCTGTTCCCGGAACGGGAATGGTCGTGACGATGGATATCGGGGACAGTTCAGATATTCATCCTAAACAGAAACAGGAAGTGGGTGAACGTCTTGCACGATGGGCACTGGCAAAGGATTATAAAAAGAAGAAGCAATATTCAGGTCCGTTGTATAAATCATTCAAAATTTCTAAAAACACAATCATTATTAGTTTTGATCATGCGGATGGATTAAGGTTAATACTTAAAAATAATAAACATTACGTTCAAATTGCTGGAGAGGATAGCATTTTTAAACCTGCAACAGTAATTGTGAAAAAAGATAAATTAATTGTCACTTCCGCAGAGGTTCTTCATCCAATTGCGGTACGGTACGCATGGCATAATATTGTAGAGGGGACGTTGTTCAATAAATACGGACTTCCCGCATCTTCCTTCAGGACCGATCAATGGAGTAAATAA
- a CDS encoding zinc ribbon domain-containing protein YjdM has translation MSSEQKCPKCNSEHVYQDMNLWVCPECFHEWDPSELAKAVEEETQTTTFLDSNGIILNNGDTVTVIKDLKVKGSPSGIKVGTKVKNIRLVESNDGHNISCKIDGIGAMFLKSEFVKKA, from the coding sequence ATGAGCAGCGAACAAAAATGTCCAAAATGCAATTCTGAACATGTATACCAAGATATGAATTTATGGGTTTGCCCTGAATGTTTTCATGAATGGGATCCTTCTGAACTGGCAAAAGCAGTTGAAGAAGAGACACAAACAACGACATTTCTCGATTCGAATGGAATTATTCTTAATAATGGAGATACTGTAACAGTAATCAAAGATTTAAAAGTAAAAGGCTCTCCATCGGGAATTAAAGTCGGAACAAAGGTAAAGAATATCCGTTTAGTTGAAAGCAATGATGGCCACAATATTTCTTGTAAAATCGATGGGATCGGAGCGATGTTTTTGAAATCAGAATTTGTTAAGAAAGCATAA
- a CDS encoding T9SS type A sorting domain-containing protein, whose amino-acid sequence MKLTLGLSIFFLVLINQISFSQNDTLVSFDVRSHTIKIIPPQIYDKSKISENTQWNIGSLSGLSHLPLIKPSNVFPGAGFTDFTPAQKLFSVSDYPIRTAVKIIAYKNGQSFPTCSGILVSKDLVLTASHCLYNIFDSTNISSFIDSVLVIPGFDNGKENQLLNKSFSSTYIIPKINIDDYYLSQDVALIKVREPIGLSIGWIGISFYQQDSSLKNKVLHKFSYPGTIDRDDSTRIFNGDTLYYNYGILDVINKDGIGYNINGIEGQSGSSLFLSDNVSYFSIGVLNWAGNSMHYRFSKPMYYAFKYIIQGTQNGIVKSSNIQLEYSISNAYPNPFNPTTSFVYSLKSDAFVKLELIDILGRHVQYILSENKSKGIYTQSINAENLPSGIYFLRFCANEYYEIKKIILLK is encoded by the coding sequence ATGAAACTGACCTTAGGACTTTCTATTTTCTTCTTAGTTTTAATTAATCAAATATCATTTTCTCAGAATGATACATTGGTTTCTTTTGATGTAAGATCCCACACAATCAAAATTATACCGCCTCAGATATATGATAAAAGTAAAATATCTGAAAATACACAGTGGAACATAGGTTCGCTGTCTGGATTATCTCATTTACCGTTGATAAAACCATCTAATGTTTTTCCGGGTGCAGGGTTCACCGATTTTACTCCAGCGCAAAAACTCTTCTCTGTTTCAGATTATCCAATTCGAACTGCAGTAAAAATAATCGCTTACAAAAATGGTCAATCATTTCCTACGTGCAGTGGGATATTGGTTTCAAAAGATCTAGTTTTAACAGCTAGTCATTGTCTCTATAACATTTTCGATTCAACCAATATTTCATCATTTATAGATAGTGTATTGGTCATCCCAGGGTTTGATAATGGTAAAGAGAACCAATTACTGAACAAGTCATTCAGTTCTACTTATATAATTCCTAAAATAAACATAGATGACTATTATCTTTCTCAAGATGTAGCCCTTATCAAAGTTCGTGAACCTATAGGATTGTCAATTGGATGGATAGGAATATCATTCTATCAACAAGACAGTTCCTTAAAAAACAAAGTGTTGCATAAATTTAGTTATCCAGGAACCATTGATAGAGACGATTCTACAAGAATATTCAATGGGGACACATTGTATTACAATTATGGGATTTTGGACGTAATAAATAAAGATGGCATTGGTTACAATATCAACGGTATAGAAGGACAAAGTGGTAGTTCACTATTTTTATCGGATAATGTATCATATTTCTCGATTGGTGTTCTAAACTGGGCTGGAAATTCAATGCATTATCGCTTTAGCAAACCAATGTATTACGCTTTTAAATATATCATTCAAGGAACGCAAAATGGGATTGTCAAATCTTCAAATATTCAACTTGAATATTCAATCTCAAATGCATATCCCAATCCATTCAATCCGACGACATCCTTCGTGTATAGTCTTAAGTCGGATGCATTCGTAAAACTCGAATTAATAGATATTCTCGGGAGACACGTACAATATATTCTTTCCGAGAATAAGTCAAAAGGTATATACACTCAATCAATTAATGCAGAAAATCTTCCAAGTGGCATCTATTTTTTAAGATTTTGTGCGAATGAATATTATGAGATTAAAAAAATAATATTGCTGAAATAG